The DNA region CACCCCTGTTCTCTCATGTCTCCTCCCTGCCTgctcccctctctcttctttttctctctctgcccttgTCTCCCTATTTCTCCTTTTGTCTCTTTGCATTACTCTGTAGTCCTCTGCCCACTGCCTCTATTGCACTTTCCAGCAAGGCACGGGGACCACTGCTACTATTTCAGACCCCAGACCCTGCTTCATACCTGGTGTTAAAttacctccaccccaccctctaAATCTACACCCGCATCTAATCCTGGCCTTTCAAGCTGACCCCTAACAAGTGGCCTTGGCCGGTTCCTGTGCACCATAGCTACGTAGGGACCGGGATCCTGACCTTATATCTCCGGTCCCAGTCTAGAACCTTAATTCAAAGACTCACTCATTCACAGCACTCCCCAGTCCCACCCCTAGCCTTTGAGAAGGCCTGGGGCTGAAAACTGGAGATCTGCTATGTGCCCTGGGTGTGTGGCCAAGGTCTGAATTTCTGGAAATTGTGGGATTGGCaggcagaagaacaaaaataattccAATGAAATATGCCGCAGTTAGTGCCGCTGCTGAAAACGGCCCCTGCAAACTAAGGGAAAGGTCAGGAGAGGGCAGTGAGGATGGTACTAGGGGGCAGGGACCAGAAATGCCAGCTAGAGAGTGTCCAGTGACAGAGAGGTTAGTGCCACAcagaagggaggggctggggaggcccTGGGCAGGTGGAGGAGGGCCGGGGGGCAGAGGCTTCCTGCTAGGAGACTGGAggtctttcttcattcattcattcaacactatTTACCGAGCACCTACTAAGTGGCTGACCCTTTGGCAGGCACTGGGGGTATCGCAGTGAACAGAACAAAGTGCCCACCCACATGGAGCTCATATTCAGACTGGGGAGGTGGACAAGAATTACACTCACAGGTACGTCAGAGGTTAAGTGTTAGGAAGAGGGACGGGGAATTCCCCgctgggccagtggttaggactcggcgatTTCACTgtcatggcccgggttcaacccctggtcggggagctaagatcctgcaagccgagcggcgtggcaaaaaaaaaaaaaaaaaaaaaggaagagggacaaATAAAGCAGGGTGAGGGGACAGAGTGACAAAGGCTGATTATGTAAGGTGGTTGGGGAAGGCCTATCTGGGGAGCTGGCATTTGAAAGTCTCCATAGACTAGAGGGAGTGAGCCCTACAGAGCCCAGTTTGAGAAAAGAACAAGAGCAGTGCCCCTGACGTGGGAGCAGGTGATGTGTGAGGCTGGACACAGTTAGCGGGGTGGAGATGGGGCCAGACAAGTAGCCAGGGGCAGATCAGAGAGGCACCTCCCGGCTTCCAAGGTCTGAAGAACTGAGACTGGAGAAGAGCCGAGAGGCCCTCACACCTGAGCGAAGGGGAGGGGTGTGTGGAGAGGAAGGCGGAGGGTGGGAAAGGAAACGGGAGTGAGGGCATCGTGGTAGGGTCAGCCAGGGGCCAGGCCGGCTCTGCCTGGGCTGGGGCCTCTGGGCTGAGGCTGATGCAGGGGAGGAGATGGGGCCTGGCCTGCCGGCCCTACCCACAGCCTCGGGAGCCCACACAACGAGCTGACGCTCGAGCCACCCCACATACCCGCAGTGTGCGTGCGCCAACAAGCACATGTGGAAAATCAGCACAGGCTCACGTGCGTGCAAACAGAAATGATTGTGCGTGAACGCACGAGAGCACGCAGACTCTTCATGTGAAGGTAGACATTAGAAATTCTAGAACCTCAGGGCTGAAGGACATCAGACCATCTCATCTGACTCCCACATAGGACAGAGAAACTGTATTCTCAATGGCCCAGGCCAGACTCTTCCTCCTGGGAGACCCACAGGCTTAACCAAGTCCCGCCAGGAGCCGCTGAGCTTCCTCCCAATTATTCCAGCAAGCTGTGTGGAGGGAAAGTGGGGTTGGGATCAAGACCAACCTGCCCTCTCCGCATGATGGCAACAGCCCCCAACCATGGCTGGCCACACAACTGAGCGTCAACGGTCTCCTTCTTCTCAGAGCCAATTTCAGGGCCCAGCAGAccctctttctccatctccttctCTGTGTCATCCTTTCTCTACCTTCAGGTCTAACCCTGGCTGTCGGTGattctctgctttctttctctcttcccccatCTCTGTCTCCCTTCTCTCAGTCTCTCAGTTTCTCTCCAGTTCCCTCTCTGCTGGGCTCTGTCCCTCtcactctattttctctctctctccaggatCTTTTTTTGCCTTCCAGGAAAAGCTGACGTGGCCCCCTGGTCAGCTGGAGTGAGGCCCCTTTGGGGTGGTGGAGTCAGGCTGGCTGAGCCTCTGCAGCAGGAAAGGGATTGGCCGCCCTggtgggaggggaaggcaggaggAATGGGAGGAGAAAGGGCTGGGCTTCTGcggagggctggggaagggggagcagGAAGAAAAACTCTGTGGGAAGAAGTGAGCACCACCTCCCCTGCTAGGGTGATCAACTGTCCCAGTTGGCCTGGGGCTGTCTGGATTTTAACACTGAAAGCCCCGCATCCTGGGACTGTTGGTCACTCTACCCTGAGGCCCACAGGAGCCAGGATGGGGCTGGCAGGATGGGCTCCCAGACCTGACTCCTTTCCTCCCGCTCCCTACCTCCTAATTCTCCCTTCCACTGTTGCAGGGCTGCTGAGGATCCAGGGATGGTGGAGGGGTTTTAGGGTCTGAGAGAAGCTCTCTAGCCCTAGGCCTTTGGGCCTCCATCTGTGATCTGGGAACAGTCAAGGTATCCACATACTCACCGAGGACCCCCATCTCCAGGTCCACAGGGAGCTCCCGgctgggaagaggaaggggagccGACCTCCGGTTTGTGTCCTTGCCTGCTCGCATTATCTCCTGTGGGATGGGCTTTTCAGGAAGAACTTTCCGTCGATGAGGGGATGACGGTGCAGGGAGAGCGGGGGTGCTGCCTAGGAGTTGATAGTGCCAGTCCTTGGAGTTGTACCACCGCTTCTCAGGCTCGGCAGGGAGTGGCCCTGCGTGGCCCACTGTGAAGCGCCTTGGAGGACACCATGTTTCTTGGTAGAGGCCCACTGGACCCTGACGGCCCTTGTCCTATTGTCCTTCTTGGTAGAGGTGGGGCACACTGCACCCTCAGGAGGTGACGGGATCTGGGCAGATGGGGAAGAGCTGTCACTGTCCAATGTGTGCAGACTCAGTTCTGCCCGGGTGGGCAGGTTCCTCTTGCTTCTCCTGCCATAGCACTACCCCGTtccccctgcctccacccctgGCTGTTCTGCATGGGATTCCAAGGGCAGCCTAGTGTTGGGCTGCCATCAAGCGATGGGGAATGGGGATGAAaggaccaccaggaagtctgGTAACGTGCTCACTCACCCAACAGAGTGTGGGTCTCCCACATTGTAcgaaatattcttaaaatgtccTGTTCTGAGGAATCCAGTCTGGGCCCAgggttcttatctgtaaaatgagggggtgGAGAAGGTGACCTCCAAAGTGCTTTCATTTCTGGCAGCTGATGCCCACCCAATTCACCCATTCATTGAGTCAAGGGGTATTTACTGAGTATCCTCTCTGTGCCAGGGGTTAACAACTGGGAAGACAAGATGTCTGCCTTGAACAGGTTTCCTCTCTAGTAGAGGGGTGTCCCATTAAACACATGAGAATAAATTTATGTCAAGTGAATTAACTGAGAAAATCTCTAATAGGAAAGACAGTTCCAAATAAGTaagctaacagaaaaaaaaatgcaacttggAGAAACCAACAATGCAGATAgaaggaagctttaaaaaaaaaagctattattaACGTCAGAGAAATACAGTATATACACGTGAAACAAGAACTGGATgcacatcagaaaatctacaaacaacaaatgctggagagggtgtggagaaaagggaaccctcttgcactgttggtgggaatgtaaattgatacagccactatggagaacagtacggaggttccttaaaaaactaaaaatagaattaccatatgacccagcaatcccattactggacatgtacccacagaaaaccataattcaaaaagagtcatgtaccaaaatgttcattgcagctctatttacaatagccaggtcatggaagcaacctaaatgcccattgacagacgaatggataaagaagatgtggtagatatatacaatggaatattactcagccataaaaaggaacgaaattgggtcatttgtagagacgtggatggagttagagaccgtcatacacagtgaaataagtcaaaaagaggaaaataaatatcgtacattaatgcgtatatgtggaatctagaaaaatggtacagatgaaccagcttgcggggcagaaatagagacacaggtgtagagaacaaacgtatggacaccaaggggggaaagcggtgtgggggggggcggtggtggtggtgtgatgaattgggagattgggattgacatatatactacactaatatgtgtaaaatgggtaactaataagaacctgctatataaaaaaataaaattaaaaaaaaaagaagaactggaCACAAGTATCCTCCCCCTGGAGGCTGTTAGTGTTGGGACAGCAGAGCCCAGGGAGCGACACTGCGTCCCCAGACAGGCAGCACCTAAGGTGGGGTTTCAGGCACTTGGGAGGCCACAGAGAGACTATTCCAAAAGGAGCGATGTCCTTCAATCTTACCTGGCTGCCAGGTGGATAGTCCTGGGTGATGGAACCATCTCTGTGAGCCTGAGTGTCTCAGAATCCCAGTctggaaactgaagcccagctgGTTCCTGTCCGGAGTTTTCTTTTACCCGCTTGGAGCCCAGTCACACCCCTGCCTTCCGcccacccctcccagcccagTGGGGAGCCAGGGCTGGAGCCTTGGAGCCTGGGGACCTCCCAGGACAGCCCAGCCTCAGAGCCAGCAGGCAGGCCTGACACGGGCGGGCCAGGAGGATGTGTTTTCTTACAAAAACAGCTCTAACGTTTTGGCTTCTTACTGAGGCTTCGGAGCATCGTGGGTGTTTTATACACTTTGGCCTCAGCTTTTCACTGGAACACACccaccacccacacacacacacacacacacagtcacagatATGCACACTCACTTCTACAcataaacatgcacacacacacgcccaaatatacaaacagacccacatacacccacacaaacacagagacacacaaagaCTCAGCCTCACAcctacacaaatacacacacccaAACATTTCCAAACACACAAATTCACCCATACATGGtctcacacccacacccacacaaacacacatacaaactcATCTGCACATAGAGATGTCACACCGACACTCAGACATGCACACACAAGTGGACACACAATCCCTCACACGGTCTCAGCTTGGAGAATGCCCCCACCACCGTGCATTTTTTTCTTGCTCAAAGTGAGGTTAGAAGTCTCCCACCTTCCACGGGATTCAGTTTCTCACCCTTCCCCCCACAAAAATCCTTCTGGCCACATCTTTTCTTGGGTCTTGTCCAGCTAGTGCTGTGTCTTTAAGGAAGCTGAAGCTGCTAAaagtgagagagaggaaaaaaaaaaatcaaaaaatttggCATCTTTTCCCCCTCAAGTTTCTGGTGTCACTTATGAAACACGGGTCCTTGTTGTTGCAGAAAAGCAGTTGTTTTGCTGGAAGGAGGAAGTATACGGGCTGCCTGGGCTCCCTTCCTGCAGCCTCTTCTCAGCAGACGGTCTCAGGTACCCTGTCCGGATAAGGAAAGGGCAGGCCCAGGTGTGCAGACTGAAGGTGGGGCAGGGGCCAGGCTGCCCCTTCCTCCAGCATCTTCATCTTCCCTTGGCCCTGCAGACTGTCCAGGGCTAACTcttcctttgttgcttttttgGTTCCATCTTAGAAGAGGCTCTGCTTGATTAAGAAAAAGTAGTTTGAAGGTAAGCCAGCTGGAAGAGGGCTCCAAGGGCCAGTGGGAGGAGAGGGCAGCCTGCTGGGCACAGGGGCTGGGCTCCCCTGGGCACTTTCCTGTTGGTTTGGGGTGCTTGGGACAACCCTTTGCTTGGATCTGTCCAGGGGGGCCTCAGTCCCTCTAACAACTGCAGCCCTGGAAATCTCAGCAGTATTTGGGTTGAGCCACTGGCCTCACCCAAGCCAGCTGAGAGGTCCTGGCAGGGGTTTATTTAGGCAGCTGCCTGGCGTAGTTTGAACCGAATAGGCCAAGGGTGTGATTCTGTAGAAAGGGTCTGGTGTCTGCTGTGGTCACGGGCTGGTAGGAGCGGGAGAGCGGTGGGTGGGGCGGATGGGGGTGGTGTGCACTGCACAAGGGGCCTTGTCTAGGCCGGGGCAAAGCATACCTATGGGGGGCTCTAGTGGGAGGGACTGCGGCCAGGatgtgggagggcaggagggaggttcTGCCGAGTGCTGGGGGGAGGAGGTGGCTGGAAAACAGATTTCAAGCCATAAAGTCAGCTAGGAGCTGGCCGAGGCAGGGAGAGCTCTCTGCTCAGAGAAGGAGCTGGGGTCCTCTTCCGTCCGGTCTTCACCCGCTCCTGACTGCATGACCTCGGGCAAGTCCTGGAccttctttgggcctcagtctccccttcTATAGAATGGGGGTGGTGGGCTAGGTGGTGTTGGGTCTTAGCTGGATGATGCTGGCAGGTCCTTCTGATGGGGAAGAGCTCTGGGTCGGGGTGCTGAGAGTGACGAGTGCCTTCTGCGTGTCCTCGGGGTCACCTTGGTGGCATGTCTTCTCTGCAGGAGGTAGGATGCAGGAGCTGCGTCTGCTGTGCTGGGTGGTCCTTGTGGGCCTGGTGCAGGCCTGTCCCGAGTCCTGCGACTGTGGGGAAAAGTACGGCTTCCAGATCGCCGACTGTGCCTACCGTGACCTGGAGGCCGTGCCACCCGGCTTCCCGGCCAACGTGACCACATTGAGCCTGTCGGCCAACCGGCTGCCGAGCTTACCAGAGGGCGCCTTCAGGGAGGTGCCCCTGCTGCAGTCGCTGTGGCTGGCGCACAATGAGATCCGCAGGGTGGCTGCTGGTGCCCTGGCCCCTCTGGGCCAACTCAAgagcctggacctcagccacaaTCTCATCTCTGACTTTGCCTGGAGCGACCTGAACAACCTCAGTGCCCTCCAGTTGCTCAAGATGGATAGCAACGAGCTGACCTTCATCCCCCGCGATGCCTTCCGCAGCCTTCGTGCCCTGCGCTCCCTGCAGCTCAATCACAACCGCTTGCACACGCTGGCAGAGGGCACCTTCGCACCGCTCACCGCGCTGTCCCACCTGCAGATCAACGATAACCCCTTCGACTGTACCTGCGGCATCGTGTGGTTCAAGACGTGGGCCCTGACCACTGCTGTGTCCATCCCAGAGCAGGATAACATCACCTGCACTTCACCCCACGTGCTCAAGGGCACACGGCTGAACCGCCTGCTGCCGCTGCCTTGCTCGGCACCCTCGGTGCAGCTCACTTACCAGCCCAGCCAGGACGGCGCCGAGCTGCGTCCTGGCTTCGTGCTGGCGCTCCACTGCGACGTGGACGGGCAACCAGCCCCCCAGCTCCACTGGCACATCCAGACGCCCGGTGGCACCGTGGAGATTGCCAGCCCCAACGTGGGTGCCGATGGGCGTGCCCTGCCCGGTGTCCTGGCAGCCAGCAGCCGGCCGCGCTTTCAGGCCTTTGTCAATGGCAGCCTGCTCATCCCCGACTTCGGCAAGCTGGAGGAGGGCACCTATAGCTGCCTGGCCACCAACGAGCTGGGCAGTGCGGAGAGCTCGGTGAACGTGGCACTGGCCACACCAGGCGAGGGCGGCGAGGATGCACTGGGGCGCAGGTTCCATGGCAAAGCGGCCGAGGGTAAGGGCTGCTACACGGTTGACAATGAGGTGCAGCCGTCGGGTCCTGAGGACAACGTCGTCATCATCTACCTCAGCCGTACTGGGGGCCCTGAGGCTGCAGCAGCGGGAGGAGGGATCTCTGGGAAGCAGCCCCCAGGGCTGCTTCTGCTGGGCCagagcctcctcctcctcttcctcacttccttctagccccacccccacccaggctGGGCTGGAGCAGGCCCAAGGCCTCGCTGACTCCTGCCCCTGACACTGCAGCCGTCCCTTACAAGTGCTGCAGGGGTCTGGGCTCGGCGACTCTCGAAGCCTGCATCGGGGACTTCCCATCTTCCTACCTCCCTTTCTCATCTCTTCTGGAACACTCACCGCCCCAACTTCTAGACTTGCTCAAAGCTAGTGACTAGGACAGAATTTGATCCCGTAACTCACCGTCTACGGTGCTAATTGCTGCTAATCACAATGCGCATGCTCCCTTCTCAGGGGCAGCGTGCTGACCAACGGCGGGAGGGGGGGGGCACTCACTGATGGAATTCTGGGCACTGGGACTGGCAAGCTGCTGAAGGCTATGGGTGGGGCTTGGGGCTTGGGTCTTGGGGCTTGGCAGGGAGGTAGGCTGAAGCAGACAGGGTACAGGAGATGTAGAGTAGGATGTAGCGGAAGTGGCTGGCGTGGCTTTGAGGCTCTCTGACCTGCTTGAGCTCCTGCTGACCTTTGGTGTTCTCTGACGACTTGGGGGCTTGGGAGGCTCTGCCCTCATCTCAGACAGGACTGGAGTATCCAGAATGTCATTCATCtcctcacccttcctccctcagcGTGCCCCTCCATCCTGGACACctgccctgccttcctctccagGTATGCATCTGTAGCCTGCCCCTCCAGAGAGGTCAGGCAGCCTGGGGGCGGCAGAGAAATAAACAGCATTTCTGATGCTCCCCTGCATCTGCCTGGTGTTTTGTCTGGGTCTAGGGGCCCCCCGGTGGAGGACAGGACTGAAGCTGGAGTCAGGACAGCCAGCCTGCCTGTCCACATGTTCGGAGcctgtggggcagggaggggtggccCGGTGGTGGGCTCAGGGCTGGGTTGAGCTGCGGATGttctcctccaccccccacctaGCCCACGGCACAAACGGGGGCATGAACCTGACAACCATTGCAAAGGCTTCCCTGGGGTCCCTGAGCAGTGGCCTGAAGGAGGTGTTTTGGAGGAGGCATAGGGGAAATCAAGTGCCTGGGTTGTGGCCTCTCTTCCCAGTCCTGCTCCTGGAAGAGATGTTAGGGAACAGTGAGGAAAGCGGGGACAGGCAAGGCAAGatagaggggagagagaagggaggagagaggcgaTGTAGGATGGggtgagagggaaagagaaagacccAGAGAGACTGAGGacaagagaacatatttgaaggaGAAGTCAGAGGAAATGAATGGTACTTCCTCCCACATTTCCAGAAAGAGGAAATAGTATTCCTGGAGGAAAGTCTTCTCCTCACAGAGCAGGGGGATCAGGAACTGACTTGGGGGGTGGAGGGCCTGGCAGCAACCTGTGGGTCTCTTAGGATGAGGTCAGAACCTAGAGACCGTAGAACCTGTGCTGGGTCAGAGATGCGTCTCTCTACTGCCTTCATCCCTGACCCTTTCCCGATCAAATGGTGCTATGCATAGGGACAAGACCCCATGAGAGAGGCTCTGAAGCCTCTGACTAGAGCCCCCAGAACTGCTGAGTCCAGCaaagtggaggcagggaggccaaggAACGTGGGGTAGCAGTTGTGAGCCTTGGAGGCTGGCCAGCCCCGCTTCCTCCTCCTTCCACATACAGcacctccccatcccccctgGTCAGCTTGCAGCTCCTGCTGAGCTGCTGTCACCAGAGCACATGTCAAGGATGACTGCACCTCTAATGGAAAGCAGCAGGATGGTGCCGAGTCCCCTGTGCTGTGCCGCTTTGGGTAAGTCACTGCccatctctggacctcagtttcctcagaaaaCAAAGGATGGGCTAGGATATGGTAACTCATTGACTCTGATTATCTAAGGCTTGATAATCCTAACCCAGCTTGGACCCCTTGACATCTCTGGCTCCATTCACAGCTGAGCAAGCTTGGCTTCTTGGAGTAGGATGT from Eschrichtius robustus isolate mEscRob2 chromosome 1, mEscRob2.pri, whole genome shotgun sequence includes:
- the ISLR gene encoding immunoglobulin superfamily containing leucine-rich repeat protein isoform X1; protein product: MTSGGRMQELRLLCWVVLVGLVQACPESCDCGEKYGFQIADCAYRDLEAVPPGFPANVTTLSLSANRLPSLPEGAFREVPLLQSLWLAHNEIRRVAAGALAPLGQLKSLDLSHNLISDFAWSDLNNLSALQLLKMDSNELTFIPRDAFRSLRALRSLQLNHNRLHTLAEGTFAPLTALSHLQINDNPFDCTCGIVWFKTWALTTAVSIPEQDNITCTSPHVLKGTRLNRLLPLPCSAPSVQLTYQPSQDGAELRPGFVLALHCDVDGQPAPQLHWHIQTPGGTVEIASPNVGADGRALPGVLAASSRPRFQAFVNGSLLIPDFGKLEEGTYSCLATNELGSAESSVNVALATPGEGGEDALGRRFHGKAAEGKGCYTVDNEVQPSGPEDNVVIIYLSRTGGPEAAAAGGGISGKQPPGLLLLGQSLLLLFLTSF
- the ISLR gene encoding immunoglobulin superfamily containing leucine-rich repeat protein isoform X2, with product MQELRLLCWVVLVGLVQACPESCDCGEKYGFQIADCAYRDLEAVPPGFPANVTTLSLSANRLPSLPEGAFREVPLLQSLWLAHNEIRRVAAGALAPLGQLKSLDLSHNLISDFAWSDLNNLSALQLLKMDSNELTFIPRDAFRSLRALRSLQLNHNRLHTLAEGTFAPLTALSHLQINDNPFDCTCGIVWFKTWALTTAVSIPEQDNITCTSPHVLKGTRLNRLLPLPCSAPSVQLTYQPSQDGAELRPGFVLALHCDVDGQPAPQLHWHIQTPGGTVEIASPNVGADGRALPGVLAASSRPRFQAFVNGSLLIPDFGKLEEGTYSCLATNELGSAESSVNVALATPGEGGEDALGRRFHGKAAEGKGCYTVDNEVQPSGPEDNVVIIYLSRTGGPEAAAAGGGISGKQPPGLLLLGQSLLLLFLTSF